In a genomic window of Methanogenium sp. S4BF:
- a CDS encoding ABC transporter substrate-binding protein: MNKRLLSVLVISMALLCVAFAGCTSSQATSGDAQGGVEEKTVYSVGIDVPYPPFSEMDKNGNPIGFDVDSIKWIAENQGFEVKFEVVAWDGIIPALQAGQIDMVYSGMTITDERREKVNFSIPYWTVNQLVVAQPGSGITLADVKEGKAIVGTQSGCTAAMWMEENLVDTGMMPKENLKVYPDTPKAVDDLTTGRIDAVMYDDLSLKDIIAGRDVEKIGFIETNEQFGIAVRKDDNELLEKLNAGLTNLMADPYWEELKIQYDMVV; encoded by the coding sequence ATGAATAAACGATTACTTTCAGTTCTTGTAATCAGCATGGCATTGCTGTGTGTGGCATTTGCAGGATGCACCAGTTCACAGGCGACATCCGGCGATGCGCAGGGTGGCGTGGAAGAAAAGACCGTATACTCTGTAGGCATTGATGTCCCGTATCCTCCATTCTCTGAGATGGACAAAAATGGCAACCCAATCGGGTTCGATGTTGATTCCATAAAATGGATCGCGGAAAACCAGGGTTTTGAGGTGAAGTTCGAGGTTGTTGCATGGGACGGCATCATTCCTGCGCTCCAGGCAGGCCAGATTGATATGGTGTACTCCGGTATGACCATTACCGACGAGCGCCGTGAGAAAGTAAACTTCAGTATTCCATACTGGACAGTAAACCAGCTTGTTGTTGCACAGCCCGGGTCAGGTATCACTCTTGCTGATGTAAAAGAAGGAAAGGCCATCGTTGGTACGCAGAGTGGATGTACGGCAGCAATGTGGATGGAAGAGAATCTGGTTGATACCGGTATGATGCCAAAGGAAAACCTGAAAGTCTATCCTGACACTCCAAAAGCGGTTGACGATCTTACGACCGGTAGAATTGATGCTGTCATGTATGATGATCTCTCACTGAAAGATATCATTGCAGGCCGTGATGTTGAGAAAATTGGCTTTATCGAAACCAATGAACAGTTTGGTATTGCAGTCCGGAAAGATGACAATGAGCTTCTTGAAAAACTGAATGCCGGCCTTACGAATCTGATGGCTGACCCATACTGGGAAGAACTCAAGATTCAGTATGACATGGTTGTCTGA